The following coding sequences are from one Acidobacteriota bacterium window:
- a CDS encoding amidohydrolase family protein, producing the protein MRRRTRIALALSVVIAARASAQQPTPPAAAPLITAVKAGRLVDPESGRISTNQVILVEGEKIKAVGAGLAIPAGATVIDLSDLTVLPGLVDTHTHLGLTYKDVPEHDYYYLTYVMDSTPLRAIQAASNGIQLLNSGFTVVRDLGNNALYTDTAHRVAIDQGWIPGPTMINSGLIIGGKGGQFWPTPEMAKQHGIVYPEYLDADTPDEIVKAVRENMLFGAKVIKICVDCKPWGYTVDEMKLFVTEAAKGGLKVAGHVQTPEGATRAIEAGLWSIEHGMALTEAHHKAMAQKGIFLASTDTPFTPYHGTKDGMEKNAAQLKSAWKNGVKVTFSTDMDYYKTGNDMNRGELTINFLLTWKAAGIPAPEILKAMTTTGHACAQVEKERGAIKPGLAADFIAVRGNPLEDVDTLRDVRFVMKDGLVFKQGGVMTPEKFFHAGPSKGWRKR; encoded by the coding sequence ATGCGCCGTCGGACACGGATTGCGCTCGCCCTGTCGGTCGTCATCGCCGCGCGGGCCTCCGCGCAGCAGCCCACGCCTCCCGCCGCGGCTCCCCTGATCACGGCCGTGAAGGCGGGGCGGCTCGTGGACCCCGAGAGCGGAAGGATCTCCACGAACCAGGTCATCCTCGTCGAGGGCGAGAAGATCAAGGCCGTCGGCGCCGGCCTCGCGATCCCCGCGGGCGCGACCGTGATCGACCTCTCGGACCTCACGGTGCTGCCCGGGCTCGTGGACACGCACACGCACCTCGGCCTCACGTACAAGGACGTCCCCGAGCACGACTATTACTACCTGACGTACGTGATGGACTCGACGCCGCTCCGCGCGATCCAGGCGGCGTCGAACGGGATCCAGCTCCTCAATTCCGGCTTCACGGTCGTGCGCGACCTCGGGAACAACGCGCTCTACACGGACACGGCGCACCGCGTCGCGATCGACCAGGGCTGGATCCCGGGCCCGACGATGATCAACTCGGGCCTCATCATCGGCGGCAAGGGCGGGCAGTTCTGGCCGACGCCCGAGATGGCGAAGCAGCACGGGATCGTCTACCCGGAGTATCTCGACGCCGACACGCCCGACGAGATCGTGAAGGCCGTGCGCGAGAACATGCTGTTCGGCGCGAAGGTCATCAAGATCTGCGTGGACTGCAAGCCGTGGGGCTACACGGTGGACGAGATGAAGCTCTTCGTCACCGAAGCGGCCAAGGGCGGACTCAAGGTGGCGGGCCACGTCCAGACTCCCGAGGGCGCAACGCGCGCGATCGAGGCCGGGCTCTGGTCGATCGAGCACGGGATGGCGCTGACGGAGGCGCACCACAAGGCGATGGCGCAGAAGGGCATCTTCCTCGCCTCCACGGACACGCCCTTCACCCCGTACCACGGGACGAAGGACGGCATGGAGAAGAACGCCGCGCAGCTCAAGAGCGCGTGGAAGAACGGCGTCAAGGTCACCTTCTCGACGGACATGGATTACTACAAGACCGGCAACGACATGAACCGCGGCGAGCTGACGATCAACTTCCTCCTCACGTGGAAGGCCGCGGGGATCCCGGCGCCCGAGATCCTGAAGGCGATGACGACGACGGGCCACGCGTGCGCCCAGGTCGAGAAGGAGCGCGGCGCGATCAAGCCCGGCCTCGCGGCCGACTTCATCGCGGTGCGCGGGAACCCGCTCGAGGACGTCGACACGCTGCGCGATGTGCGGTTCGTCATGAAAGACGGGCTCGTCTTCAAGCAGGGCGGCGTCATGACGCCCGAGAAGTTCTTCCACGCCGGCCCCTCGAAGGGGTGGCGGAAGCGCTGA
- a CDS encoding radical SAM protein encodes MSFSRGLKLAGFARRHLGRMARGRREVTRHLSAPGAGNLPMPTFVQLRVTNLCNLRCKMCGQWGDTGIYRAGADVGVSDGERERNRIRELIGLSRQMALADYVRLLDELAPSQPIISLFGGEPLLYPDILPLIREIKGRGLTCSIITNGWRLEEMARDLVEVGIDSIMVSIDGTPGVHDRIRGQAGSFERAAAGVKAVARVRAELGSAVPMLLAILPITELNLEDVGPALEALQKLPLDTVNVGLRWFVSKDTGAAYEKVMTETFGVTGSSWKGFEFDGEDFASTKGRQLTQLAKLLKGLRRRRFLDSTRGRPWISFVPDVPAASLPDYFADASKTFGHDLCPVAWYFAQVEPDGEVCFCGDFPDYVIGNVRKTPFREVWSGERARLFREKLAREPLPICSRCCGSWVYGAWTRPESLPSFQNR; translated from the coding sequence ATGAGCTTCTCGCGCGGACTGAAGCTCGCGGGTTTCGCGCGCCGGCACCTCGGCCGCATGGCTCGGGGACGCCGCGAGGTCACGAGGCACCTTTCCGCGCCCGGCGCCGGCAACCTCCCGATGCCGACGTTCGTCCAGCTCCGCGTCACGAACCTCTGCAACCTCCGTTGCAAGATGTGCGGACAGTGGGGAGACACGGGAATCTACCGCGCGGGCGCCGACGTGGGGGTGTCCGACGGCGAACGGGAGAGGAACCGGATCCGTGAGCTGATCGGGCTGAGCCGCCAGATGGCACTCGCCGACTACGTCCGCCTCCTGGACGAGCTCGCACCCTCGCAACCCATCATCAGCCTGTTCGGCGGCGAGCCGCTGCTGTACCCCGACATCCTGCCGCTCATCCGGGAGATCAAGGGGCGCGGCTTGACGTGCTCGATCATCACGAACGGCTGGCGGCTCGAGGAGATGGCCCGCGACCTCGTCGAGGTCGGCATCGACTCGATCATGGTCTCCATCGACGGCACGCCCGGCGTTCACGACCGGATCCGGGGGCAGGCCGGCAGTTTTGAGCGCGCCGCGGCCGGCGTGAAAGCCGTGGCCCGCGTGCGCGCCGAGCTCGGCTCGGCCGTCCCGATGCTTCTCGCGATCCTGCCGATCACAGAACTCAACCTCGAGGACGTCGGGCCGGCGCTGGAAGCTCTCCAGAAGCTCCCGCTCGACACGGTCAACGTCGGGCTTCGCTGGTTCGTGTCCAAGGACACCGGCGCGGCGTACGAGAAGGTGATGACCGAGACCTTCGGCGTCACGGGCAGCTCCTGGAAGGGATTCGAGTTCGACGGCGAGGACTTCGCGTCCACGAAAGGGCGTCAGCTGACCCAGCTCGCGAAGCTCCTGAAGGGTCTTCGGCGCCGGCGCTTCCTCGACTCCACGCGAGGCCGCCCCTGGATTTCGTTCGTGCCCGACGTGCCCGCGGCAAGCCTGCCCGACTACTTCGCCGACGCGAGCAAGACCTTTGGCCACGACCTCTGTCCCGTGGCCTGGTACTTCGCCCAGGTCGAGCCGGACGGCGAGGTCTGCTTCTGCGGAGACTTTCCCGACTACGTCATCGGCAACGTGCGGAAGACGCCGTTCCGGGAGGTCTGGAGCGGGGAGCGCGCCCGGCTCTTTCGCGAGAAGCTCGCGAGAGAGCCGCTCCCCATCTGCAGCCGATGCTGCGGAAGCTGGGTCTATGGCGCGTGGACGCGCCCGGAATCGCTCCCGTCCTTCCAGAACCGGTAG
- a CDS encoding CsbD family protein, with translation MKKQELHGKVKKVKGKAKETVGKLTGNKKMENEGSLQRAAGAVQEGFGKAGRMLGDAVTSLGNAIKR, from the coding sequence ATGAAAAAGCAGGAACTCCACGGGAAAGTGAAGAAGGTGAAGGGGAAAGCCAAAGAGACCGTCGGGAAGCTCACCGGCAACAAGAAGATGGAGAACGAGGGCTCCCTGCAGCGCGCCGCGGGCGCCGTGCAGGAGGGGTTCGGCAAGGCCGGCCGGATGCTCGGCGACGCCGTGACGAGTCTCGGCAACGCCATCAAGAGGTAG
- a CDS encoding rubrerythrin yields MPEFGSPFSGLAHGKKLTDAELVRAIRFMVAAEYEAIQMYTQLAESTDNKLAIEVLEDIADEERVHAGEFLRLLHELAPEEKTFYAQGAKEVEDEIKKLK; encoded by the coding sequence ATGCCAGAGTTTGGCTCCCCTTTTTCCGGACTGGCGCACGGCAAGAAACTCACGGATGCGGAACTGGTTCGTGCCATTCGCTTCATGGTCGCCGCGGAGTACGAAGCGATCCAGATGTACACGCAGCTGGCCGAGTCGACCGACAACAAGCTCGCCATCGAAGTCCTCGAAGACATCGCGGACGAGGAACGTGTCCACGCCGGCGAGTTTCTGAGACTGCTCCACGAGCTCGCCCCCGAAGAGAAGACGTTCTATGCCCAGGGGGCGAAAGAGGTCGAAGATGAGATCAAGAAACTGAAATAG
- a CDS encoding lysophospholipid acyltransferase family protein, whose protein sequence is MRKPATSGAGPTEPAHDAPRGRRKWVTHGLSNRFVYEGLRFGTRWLPLPVLHGISLVVNSLAMILMRETLEGTRANFRIALGVSETAARRLARRLFFEYGRSVIDVWRLRSEAFVPKITSFDADAAMLARVSRNGRGFLLVTGHVGNWEMGAVTLRGHELTPAVVGQPELDPDVEEMRLSLRARLGVESIDIGSSMATAFRVRSAVEARRAVALLVDRAYPEDQVVVSYFGRATPFLRSPALLARFCKCEILPGFFLRNPDGSYFNVWGAPLAADESLSPEEDARRIMSRVAADLEGVVRAHPTQWFNFYRFWKDGSDSGRVHAP, encoded by the coding sequence ATGCGGAAGCCAGCGACGTCGGGGGCCGGCCCGACCGAGCCCGCTCACGACGCGCCACGCGGCCGCAGAAAATGGGTCACGCACGGCCTGTCCAACCGCTTCGTGTACGAGGGGCTCAGGTTCGGCACCCGCTGGCTGCCTCTGCCGGTCCTCCACGGCATCTCGCTCGTCGTGAACAGCCTTGCGATGATCCTCATGCGCGAAACGCTCGAGGGCACCCGCGCGAACTTCCGCATCGCGCTCGGCGTTTCGGAGACCGCGGCGCGCCGCCTGGCGCGTCGCCTGTTTTTCGAGTACGGCAGGTCCGTGATCGACGTCTGGCGGCTGCGGAGCGAGGCCTTCGTCCCGAAGATCACGTCGTTCGACGCGGACGCCGCCATGCTGGCCAGGGTAAGCCGGAACGGCCGGGGCTTTCTCCTGGTGACCGGGCACGTCGGAAACTGGGAGATGGGCGCCGTGACGCTGCGCGGGCACGAGTTGACGCCGGCGGTCGTCGGCCAGCCGGAGCTCGACCCGGATGTCGAGGAAATGCGCCTGAGCCTGAGGGCTCGCCTCGGCGTCGAGTCGATCGACATCGGCTCCTCGATGGCCACGGCGTTCCGGGTGCGCTCGGCGGTGGAGGCGAGGCGCGCCGTGGCGCTGCTGGTCGACCGCGCCTATCCGGAGGACCAGGTGGTCGTCTCCTACTTCGGCCGCGCCACGCCTTTTCTGCGTTCGCCGGCCCTCCTCGCTCGCTTCTGCAAGTGCGAGATCCTCCCGGGTTTCTTTCTGCGCAACCCCGACGGCTCGTACTTCAACGTCTGGGGTGCGCCGCTTGCCGCCGACGAATCGCTCTCCCCCGAGGAGGACGCGCGCCGCATCATGAGCCGCGTAGCCGCCGACCTGGAGGGCGTCGTACGCGCCCACCCGACGCAGTGGTTCAACTTCTACCGGTTCTGGAAGGACGGGAGCGATTCCGGGCGCGTCCACGCGCCATAG
- a CDS encoding DUF1003 domain-containing protein, with protein sequence MRSGVVPSGPPTDDQGAPFESERDQTSQNIETVLDFYAREEQKMSPSQRLLERISHLVGQPLFLGFILAFVALWVVVNVALRGLGMVQIDPAPFFWLQGIVGLGALLTATVVLSRQNRLARLEEQRAHLDLKVTLLTEQKAAKLIALLEELRRDLPNVGNRHDPEAVALRQSMNPDLVRAALDERGVPDKRSKPLEKATEDLGGDG encoded by the coding sequence GTGAGATCCGGAGTCGTCCCGTCTGGGCCGCCGACGGACGATCAGGGCGCGCCATTCGAATCCGAACGCGACCAGACCAGCCAGAACATCGAGACCGTCCTGGATTTCTATGCGCGTGAAGAGCAGAAGATGTCGCCCTCGCAGCGGCTTCTCGAGCGCATCAGCCACCTCGTCGGGCAGCCTCTCTTTCTCGGCTTCATACTGGCCTTCGTCGCGCTCTGGGTCGTCGTCAATGTTGCATTGCGCGGGCTCGGCATGGTTCAAATCGACCCGGCGCCGTTCTTCTGGCTGCAGGGGATCGTCGGCCTGGGGGCGTTGTTGACCGCGACCGTGGTCCTGTCCAGGCAGAACAGGCTCGCCAGGCTCGAAGAACAGCGGGCGCACCTGGACCTGAAGGTGACTCTCCTGACCGAGCAGAAGGCCGCGAAACTCATCGCCCTGCTGGAAGAGTTGAGACGCGACCTGCCCAACGTCGGCAATCGCCATGATCCCGAGGCGGTTGCGCTTCGACAGTCCATGAATCCCGATCTGGTGCGTGCCGCACTGGATGAGCGCGGCGTGCCGGACAAGCGATCGAAGCCTCTCGAAAAAGCCACAGAGGACCTCGGCGGCGACGGATGA
- a CDS encoding lysoplasmalogenase, protein MSTANEPERDSTRRENRGTTNRIPAGAFLTFPVVCSLGFAVSATVTVAAHALGRRSLVYVFKPLATALLLLLVATGPSGFSSPYATAILGGLFFSLLGDIFLMFPADRFRSGLFSFLLAHACYVLAFTRDSPFATPPLPFVLCLAAGGAVLPALWSGIPRRLRPHVVAYVALLLVMAGQAASRAAHLHAASALQAFLGAALFVLSDSLLAWNRFRRPFPAAQALIHATYFPAQWLIAISTTAA, encoded by the coding sequence GTGTCAACGGCAAATGAGCCAGAGCGGGATTCGACTCGACGAGAAAACCGAGGGACTACGAATAGAATCCCGGCAGGAGCCTTCCTGACATTCCCTGTCGTTTGCAGCCTGGGCTTCGCCGTCTCGGCAACGGTCACGGTCGCGGCCCACGCTCTCGGCCGCCGGTCCCTCGTATACGTCTTCAAGCCTCTCGCCACGGCCCTTCTGCTCCTCCTCGTCGCCACCGGGCCCTCCGGCTTCTCCTCTCCTTACGCGACGGCGATCCTCGGCGGCCTCTTCTTCTCCCTCCTCGGCGACATCTTCCTCATGTTTCCGGCCGACCGCTTTCGGTCGGGCCTTTTCAGCTTCCTTCTCGCGCACGCCTGCTACGTCCTCGCGTTCACGCGGGACAGCCCGTTCGCCACGCCGCCGCTGCCCTTCGTCCTCTGCCTCGCCGCCGGCGGCGCCGTCCTGCCCGCGCTCTGGTCCGGCATCCCCCGGCGCCTGCGCCCGCACGTCGTCGCCTACGTCGCGCTGCTTCTCGTGATGGCCGGCCAGGCCGCCAGCCGGGCCGCGCACCTTCACGCGGCTTCAGCGCTTCAGGCCTTTCTCGGCGCCGCCCTCTTCGTCCTCTCGGACTCTCTCCTCGCCTGGAATCGATTCCGGCGTCCATTCCCGGCCGCGCAGGCTCTCATCCACGCCACGTACTTCCCGGCGCAGTGGCTGATCGCGATCTCGACGACCGCGGCCTGA